Proteins from a single region of Equus asinus isolate D_3611 breed Donkey chromosome 17, EquAss-T2T_v2, whole genome shotgun sequence:
- the LOC106844250 gene encoding mas-related G-protein coupled receptor member D-like translates to MGDYILHLVLADLFLLCSATLTVLDARSQVNHLGHRAVKSVKYLAYTAGLSLLTAASAQPCLSILFPTWYHSHRHTRLSGLECARLWLLSLMVTMLASFFHEEPGNPHLRQGPMVNTVFHILTLVGFTPIMVLSGVVLFIQLRKSSRPWQWQPTRLYVALLASVFVFLICALTVGIPRFTLHPLHPPQQTKTLFSSFECLLSSLSSDAKPIIYFLAGSRGSQSLREPLSAVLGRALQEEPEQEGKEMPSSGTNQVGVRGRGLLHPCPEQPCPLLPAWLPPFPDPEPPVIT, encoded by the coding sequence ATGGGCGACTACATCCTCCACCTGGTGCTGGCCgacctcttccttctctgctcgGCCACACTGACTGTTCTGGATGCCAGGTCCCAAGTGAACCACCTGGGCCACCGGGCGGTGAAAAGCGTCAAGTACCTGGCCTACACCGCGGGCCTGAGCCTGCTGACGGCCGCCAgtgcccagccctgcctctctaTCCTCTTCCCCACCTGGTACCACAGCCACCGGCACACACGCCTGTCGGGCCTGGAGTGCGCCAGGCTCTGGCTGCTGTCCCTCATGGTGACCATGCTGGCCTCGTTCTTCCACGAGGAGCCGGGGAACCCCCACCTGCGCCAGGGCCCCATGGTGAACACCGTCTTCCACATCCTCACGCTGGTCGGCTTCACGCCCATCATGGTCCTGTCCGGCGTGGTCCTCTTCATCCAGCTTCGGAAAAGCTCCCGGCCGTGGCAGTGGCAGCCCACGCGGCTGTACGTGGCCCTCCTGGCCTCGGTCTTCGTGTTCCTCATCTGCGCCCTGACCGTCGGCATCCCCAGGTTCACCCTCCACCCGCTGCACCCGCCCCAGCAGACCAAGACTCTCTTCAGCAGCTTCGAATGCCTCCTCTCGTCCCTGAGTAGTGACGCCAAACCCATCATCTACTTCCTGGCGGGCAGTCGGGGCAGCCAGAGCCTGCGGGAGCCGCTGAGCGCCGTGCTCGGCAGGGCGCTGCAAGAGGAGCCCGAGCAGGAGGGAAAGGAGATGCCCTCCAGCGGCACCAACCAGGTGGGGGTCCGAGGGCGGGGCCTCCTGCATCCCTGCCCGGAGCAGCCCTGCCCACTGCTCCCTGCCTGGCTTCCGCCCTTTCCTGATCCTGAGCCTCCAGTCATCACTTAA